One window of Amaranthus tricolor cultivar Red isolate AtriRed21 chromosome 13, ASM2621246v1, whole genome shotgun sequence genomic DNA carries:
- the LOC130798706 gene encoding nuclear cap-binding protein subunit 2-like: protein MASLFKDLNKLSAYRDRRFLGNQEEFEEALKNSTTVYVGNMSFYTTEEQVYELFSRVGELKKIIMGLDKNSKTPCGFCFVLYYSREDTEDAVKYISGTILDDRPIRVDFDWGFQEGRQWGRGRSGGQVRDEYRTDYDPGRGGYGKLVQRELEAPRTLVDYASGSLGAFQPAMPSRYGRHERNHGHGGSYRHGRDFHRKRHREDDRHLSVDMPKRNEHEQRRKTDHESRPEKNPRFRESGDSDDDEEDDDKRRT from the exons ATGGCTTCTTTGTTCAAG GATCTAAATAAGCTCTCAGCTTATAGAGATAGGAGATTTCTTGGGAATCAAGAAGAATTTGAGGAAGCACTAAAGAACTCAACAACTGTTTATGTTGGAAACATGTCTTTCTATACAACAGAAGAGCAAGTTTATGAGCTATTTTCTCGAGTAGGAGAGTTAAAAAAGATTATCATGGGTTTGGATAAGAATTCAAAAACCCCTTGTGgattttgttttgtatt ATACTACTCTAGAGAAGACACTGAGGATGCAGTAAAATATATAAGTGGGACAATTCTTGATGATCGCCCTATTCGTGTGGACTTTGACTGGGGTTTCCAAGAGGGCAGACAATGGGGACGCGGTCGAAGTGGTGGTCAG GTGCGTGATGAATATCGTACTGATTATGATCCTG GAAGAGGTGGTTATGGAAAATTGGTCCAGAGAGAGCTTGAGGCTCCAAGGACACTTGTAGATTATGCTTCTGGATCTCTGGGAGCTTTTCAGCCAGCTATGCCATCCCGCT ATGGTAGACATGAAAGGAACCATGGTCATGGTGGCTCTTATCGGCATGGCAGAG ATTTTCATCGAAAGCGACATCGTGAGGATGATCGTCATCTTTCTGTTGATATGCCAAAGAGAAATGAGCATGAACAACGTAGAAAGACTGATCATGAATCTAGACCT GAGAAAAACCCACGTTTCCGTGAAAGTGGAGACTCTGATGATGACGAAGAAGACGATGATAAGCGTCGCACTTAG